A single region of the Streptomyces sp. NBC_00236 genome encodes:
- a CDS encoding ABC transporter substrate-binding protein produces the protein MMIQRRTRTLAVACLLAATATLAASGCSKSETSDTATTDSSQGAQAAKTPESSSGSGCSLQTYGAPKLDLKNAVVGFSQSEKEANPFRIAETQSIKDEAKKVGVKKLLTTNAQSQLSKQISDIQDMLSQGAQFLIVAPLNSDGLEPALKAAAAKKVPVLTIDRKVNATACKDYVAFLGSDFVEQGKRAADAMIKTTGGKGKVAILLGASGNNVTTDRTKGFVDQLKAKAPGLEIVAQQTGEFARDKGQQVMEQLIQSKPDITAVYAENDEMGLGAVTALKAAGKKPGKDVKIVSVDGTRNAVQALVNGEYNAVIESNPRFGPLAFATAQKFYAGEEIPENVIITDRAYDESNAKASLGGAF, from the coding sequence ATGATGATCCAGCGTCGAACCCGTACCCTCGCCGTGGCCTGCCTCCTCGCCGCCACCGCCACGCTGGCCGCCTCCGGCTGCTCCAAGTCGGAGACCTCGGACACCGCGACCACCGACAGCAGCCAGGGCGCGCAGGCGGCCAAGACCCCGGAGTCCTCCTCCGGTTCGGGCTGCTCGCTGCAGACCTACGGCGCACCCAAGCTGGACCTGAAGAACGCCGTGGTCGGCTTCTCCCAGTCGGAGAAGGAAGCCAACCCGTTCCGTATCGCCGAGACCCAGTCCATCAAGGACGAGGCCAAGAAGGTCGGCGTCAAGAAGCTGCTCACGACCAACGCCCAGTCGCAGCTGTCCAAGCAGATCAGCGACATCCAGGACATGCTGTCGCAGGGTGCCCAGTTCCTCATCGTCGCTCCGCTGAACTCCGACGGTCTGGAGCCGGCGCTCAAGGCCGCCGCCGCCAAGAAGGTCCCCGTCCTCACCATCGACCGAAAGGTCAACGCCACCGCCTGCAAGGACTACGTGGCGTTCCTCGGCTCCGACTTCGTGGAGCAGGGCAAGCGCGCGGCGGACGCGATGATCAAGACGACCGGCGGCAAGGGCAAGGTCGCCATCCTCCTCGGCGCCTCGGGCAACAACGTCACCACCGACCGCACCAAGGGCTTCGTCGACCAGCTGAAGGCCAAGGCCCCCGGCCTGGAGATAGTCGCCCAGCAGACCGGTGAGTTCGCCCGCGACAAGGGCCAGCAGGTCATGGAGCAGCTGATCCAGTCCAAGCCCGACATCACCGCCGTCTACGCGGAGAACGACGAGATGGGCCTCGGCGCGGTCACCGCGCTGAAGGCCGCGGGCAAGAAGCCCGGCAAGGACGTCAAGATCGTCTCCGTCGACGGCACCCGCAACGCCGTCCAGGCCCTGGTCAACGGCGAGTACAACGCCGTCATCGAGTCGAACCCGCGCTTCGGCCCGCTGGCCTTCGCGACCGCCCAGAAGTTCTACGCCGGTGAGGAGATCCCGGAGAACGTGATCATCACCGACCGCGCCTACGACGAGTCCAACGCCAAGGCCTCGCTCGGCGGCGCGTTCTGA
- a CDS encoding RICIN domain-containing protein, with amino-acid sequence MPLNRRQLMAGALATAAATAASGRWATTATAAGHRAKPAHGGHYSPNAAPLHPTAFLKLPPGRVTARGWLAGQLKLQLDGLCGRYEEFSHFLDFTATGWVRPELGGWEEVPYWLRGYTDLAIVTGDAKALAAVRRWIDAILTTQQPDGFFGPRALRTSLNGGPDFWPFLPLIQALRSWQEYAGDTRVIPFLSRFFRYMNAQGPGAFNTSWIALRWGDGLDSVFWLFNRTGDTFLLDLADKIHANGADWGDNLVNLHNVNIAQGFREPAQYALRSGSADDTRNTYGTYGKAMDQYGQFPGGGFAGDENARPGHGDPRQGFETCGIVEFMASHQLLTRITGDPLWADRCEELAFNSLPASLDPSGRAVHYITSANSVDLDNVPKNGRQFQNGFAMQAFLPGVDQYRCCPHNYGMGWPYFVEELWLATPDGGLAAAMYASCEVTAKVADGAEVTFTEETGYPFTDTVTLTLKAPKRLSFPLVLRVPAWCDNPEIEVNGRPVDAPAGPAFARVDRTWADGDRVTLRFPQKTTVRTWEHNHGAVSVDRGPLTYSLRIDEEYERIGGTEQFPEYAVHATSPWNYGLVLDERKPAASLRHHTTHQVKETNPFTLAGTPLTMTAKARRIPEWTADGEHVVAPLQDGPAGSSEPVEEITLVPMGAARLRITSFPTTDPGAEPWLSDGWYRIRNRHSGKVLGVDNMSTANSAHVVQFGDTGTDDHDWRLVPEGDGWYRIRNRHSGKVLGVDNMSTADSAHVVQFDDNGTDDHLWQLVPDGDGRYRIRNRHSGKVLGVDNMSTADSAHVVQFDDNGTDDHLWQLVRPS; translated from the coding sequence ATGCCCCTGAACCGCAGACAACTCATGGCCGGTGCGCTGGCCACCGCCGCCGCCACGGCCGCCTCCGGCCGCTGGGCCACCACCGCGACCGCGGCCGGACACCGGGCGAAGCCCGCCCACGGCGGCCACTACTCCCCCAACGCCGCACCGCTGCACCCGACCGCGTTCCTGAAGCTCCCGCCCGGCCGGGTCACCGCGCGCGGCTGGCTGGCCGGACAGCTCAAGCTCCAGCTGGACGGCTTGTGCGGCCGCTACGAGGAGTTCTCGCACTTTCTCGACTTCACCGCCACCGGCTGGGTCCGCCCCGAACTCGGCGGCTGGGAGGAAGTCCCGTACTGGCTGCGCGGATACACCGACCTCGCGATCGTGACCGGCGACGCCAAGGCCCTCGCTGCCGTGCGCCGCTGGATCGACGCGATTCTCACCACCCAGCAGCCCGACGGCTTCTTCGGCCCGAGGGCGCTGCGCACGTCCCTGAACGGCGGCCCGGACTTCTGGCCCTTCCTGCCGCTGATCCAGGCCCTGCGCTCCTGGCAGGAGTACGCGGGCGACACCCGGGTCATCCCCTTCCTCAGCCGGTTCTTCCGCTACATGAACGCCCAGGGTCCCGGCGCCTTCAACACCAGCTGGATCGCCCTGCGCTGGGGCGACGGCCTGGACAGCGTCTTCTGGCTCTTCAACCGCACCGGCGACACCTTCCTCCTCGACCTCGCCGACAAGATCCACGCGAACGGCGCCGACTGGGGCGACAACCTGGTCAACCTGCACAACGTCAACATCGCGCAGGGATTCCGCGAGCCCGCCCAGTACGCGCTGCGCAGCGGCTCGGCCGACGACACCCGGAACACGTACGGGACGTACGGCAAGGCCATGGACCAGTACGGGCAGTTCCCCGGCGGCGGCTTCGCCGGGGACGAGAACGCCCGGCCCGGGCACGGCGACCCCCGTCAGGGCTTCGAGACGTGCGGGATCGTCGAGTTCATGGCCAGCCACCAGCTGCTCACCCGGATCACCGGCGACCCGCTGTGGGCAGACCGCTGCGAGGAGCTGGCGTTCAACTCGCTGCCCGCCTCGCTCGATCCCTCCGGCAGGGCGGTCCACTACATCACCAGCGCCAACAGCGTGGACCTCGACAACGTGCCGAAGAACGGGCGGCAGTTCCAGAACGGCTTCGCCATGCAGGCCTTCCTGCCCGGCGTCGACCAGTACCGCTGCTGCCCGCACAACTACGGCATGGGCTGGCCGTACTTCGTCGAGGAGCTGTGGCTCGCCACACCGGACGGGGGTCTCGCCGCCGCGATGTACGCGAGCTGCGAGGTCACCGCGAAGGTCGCGGACGGCGCCGAGGTCACCTTCACCGAGGAGACCGGCTACCCCTTCACGGACACGGTCACGCTGACACTGAAGGCGCCGAAGAGGCTGTCGTTCCCCTTGGTGCTGCGCGTACCCGCCTGGTGCGACAACCCGGAGATCGAGGTCAACGGGCGTCCGGTCGACGCCCCCGCGGGACCGGCGTTCGCCCGCGTCGACCGTACGTGGGCCGACGGCGACCGGGTGACCCTCCGCTTCCCGCAGAAGACCACGGTCCGCACCTGGGAACACAACCACGGCGCCGTGAGCGTGGACCGCGGTCCGCTCACGTACTCCCTGCGGATCGACGAGGAGTACGAGCGCATCGGCGGCACCGAACAGTTCCCGGAGTACGCGGTGCACGCCACGAGTCCGTGGAACTACGGGCTCGTCCTCGACGAACGGAAGCCGGCGGCCTCGCTGCGCCACCACACCACCCACCAGGTCAAGGAGACCAACCCCTTCACGCTCGCCGGCACCCCGCTGACCATGACGGCGAAGGCCCGGCGGATCCCGGAGTGGACGGCGGACGGCGAGCACGTCGTCGCCCCGCTCCAGGACGGCCCGGCCGGCAGCTCCGAGCCGGTGGAGGAGATCACGCTCGTCCCGATGGGGGCGGCACGGCTGCGCATCACCTCGTTCCCCACGACCGATCCGGGCGCGGAGCCCTGGCTCTCCGACGGCTGGTACCGGATCCGCAACCGCCACTCCGGCAAGGTCCTCGGCGTCGACAACATGTCCACGGCCAACAGCGCCCATGTCGTCCAGTTCGGCGACACGGGCACCGACGACCACGACTGGCGGCTGGTCCCCGAGGGCGACGGCTGGTACCGGATCCGCAACCGCCACTCCGGCAAGGTTCTCGGCGTCGACAACATGTCCACCGCCGACAGCGCCCACGTCGTCCAGTTCGACGACAACGGCACCGACGACCACCTCTGGCAGCTCGTCCCCGACGGCGACGGCCGGTACCGGATCCGCAACCGCCACTCCGGCAAGGTCCTCGGCGTCGACAACATGTCCACCGCCGACAGCGCCCACGTCGTCCAGTTCGACGACAACGGCACCGACGACCACCTCTGGCAGCTGGTCCGCCCCTCCTGA